The sequence GTTTGAAAAGTTTTAAAAGGCGCGAGTATTGGTATTCTAAAAGGCTAGAATACGATTTTAAAGGCATGAGAGCCTTATTGATTTGAATGTTATTAATGATAAAACGAGAGCTTTTGCCCCCAGCTAATAAAACGCAAGGAATGTTATCAATGATAGGGTTTTTCAAAAGATCTATCCATGTTTAGTATTGTTAAGTCATTGTTTATTATGTTACACTAAAAGCTTAAATAAAGGGCATAAGGGAAAAGGGAGTGTTAGTAGATAGTTTTAATAGGGTTATTGATTATATTAGGGTGTCTGTAACCAAGCAATGCAATTTCAGGTGTCAGTATTGCATGCCTGCTACGCCATTAAATTTTTTTGATGATGAAGAATTATTGCCTTTGGATAATGTTTTAGAATTTCTTAAAATCGCTATTGATGAGGGCGTTAAAAAAATTAGAATCACGGGTGGGGAGCCGCTATTACGCAAGGGTTTAGACGAATTTATCGCTAAACTGCACGCTTACAATAAGGAAGTAGCGTTAGTTTTAAGCACTAATGGTTTTTTACTCAAAAAAATGGCTAAGGATTTAAAAAATGCTGGGTTATCACGGGTGAATGTTTCATTAGATTCTTTAAAAAGCGATAGGGTTTTAAAAATCTCTCAAAAAGACGCTCTTAAAAATACGCTAGAAGGGATTGAAGAGTCCTTGAAAGCGGGTTTAAAACTCAAATTAAACACGGTTGTGATGAAAAGCGTTAATGATGATGAAATCTTAGAGCTTTTGGAATACGCAAAAAATAGAAGTATACAAATCCGCTACATTGAATTTATGGAAAATACGCATGCTAAAAGTTTGGTTAAAGGCTTGAAAGAGGAAGAAATTTTAGATTTGATCGCTCAAAAATATAAGATTATGGGCATGGAAAAACCTAAACAAGGGTCTTCTAAAATCTACACGCTAGAAAATGGCTATCAATTTGGCATTATCGCTCCGCATAGCGATGACTTTTGCCAATCTTGCAATCGTATCCGTTTGGCTTCTGATGGCAAGATTTGCCCATGTTTATACTATCAAGACGCCATAGACGCTAAAGAAGCGATCATAAATAAAGATACAAAAATGATGAAAAGGCTTTTAAAGCAATCTGTCATCAATAAACCAGAAAAAAACATGTGGAATGATAAAAACAGCGAAACTCCCACAAGGGCGTTTTACTACACAGGGGGGTAAGGAAAATATTTATTATTTTAAACCTTTTTATTAAAAATAAGGCGGTTTGCTTAGGATTTTTGGTTATAGTGGCTAGGATTGAACAATAAGGAGTGTCTTTATGGAAAAAGTCCTAGCGTTTTTTATCCTTAGCTTTTTTATTTCCGGCTTTTTTTGGGGGGGGGGGGTTACTTATAAGCCTACCCTAAACCTTTTAGAATCCCCCAAATTTCTCGCTTTTTTTAAATCTCACCTATTAACACCGCTAAAGAGAGGGTAATTCATGTTAGAAAACATGCAAAATATTTCGTTACAAAGCTCTCATGAAGCAGGGGTGGATATTACAGAGAGCAAAATGCTTATAAAATTTGCACCATTATTATTGATGAATTTAATTATTATTGATGAATTTATATGAACATGTTGGAAATGGCAAGGATTCCAAAGAAGCGTTCGATCAAGCCATGAAGGATGCAAAGGATGTGGTGCTTAGCTATGGTAGAGTAGCCTTTCTTAAAGACATGGTTTCAAATAGTCCAAACGAAACAATCCAAAGTTTTGATGGAGACTTAGAAGGTGTGATGCACTTAGAAAAAACTGGCATAGAATGTTATAAGATATTCGTTGACTATGGTTCTCAAAAGATCGATGATGATGAGCTTTCTTGTCGTTTGTTACACACTGGCACGAAAATTTTAGGCACAAAAGCTATGGCAGTTGTTGGTCAAACATTCATCCCTATTCCTGGAGTTGGAGCGATAATTGGAAATTTTGTGGGTGCATTACTGAGTAAAACTCTCTGTGAAAATTTGCGAGATGCTCTAAAAGAGGCTAAATTGGCAC is a genomic window of Helicobacter pylori oki112 containing:
- the moaA gene encoding GTP 3',8-cyclase MoaA — translated: MLVDSFNRVIDYIRVSVTKQCNFRCQYCMPATPLNFFDDEELLPLDNVLEFLKIAIDEGVKKIRITGGEPLLRKGLDEFIAKLHAYNKEVALVLSTNGFLLKKMAKDLKNAGLSRVNVSLDSLKSDRVLKISQKDALKNTLEGIEESLKAGLKLKLNTVVMKSVNDDEILELLEYAKNRSIQIRYIEFMENTHAKSLVKGLKEEEILDLIAQKYKIMGMEKPKQGSSKIYTLENGYQFGIIAPHSDDFCQSCNRIRLASDGKICPCLYYQDAIDAKEAIINKDTKMMKRLLKQSVINKPEKNMWNDKNSETPTRAFYYTGG